A DNA window from Aureibaculum sp. 2308TA14-22 contains the following coding sequences:
- a CDS encoding CBS domain-containing protein, protein MGSQSVKAITSQKQRKKFVYHLLNDVKALEKMINDDLFEKGIQRVGAEQELCITKKNFRPSKNALEILKKINDKHFTTELALFNLEINLDPEELTNNCFSNIENQLTALLEKAHKAAEEVNNNKILLTGILPTLKKKDLVFENMTPLQRYQTLNTVMKNIRGDDFKLRIRGVDELIIKHDSILFEACNTSFQVHLQVDLDEIVDKYNWAQAIAGPILSVMTNSPLLLNRELWAETRIALFKQSVDLRTTSHLLREQKPRVSFGNDWVYNSIIELFTDDISRYAPLVTSNFKKNSLELLDNGVMPKLKALNLHNGTLYKWNRLCYGVHKNVAHLRIENRYIPSGPSVKDEIANTLLWVGVMQGMPDRYKNIWKKMHFKDARGNFINAARTGMDTYFNWFNEGISAKKLALDVLIPMARNGLLKSNIDPVEIDTYLNIIEKRVTNNITGSKWQVRSYRKLRKRVSKDESTMLLTYKMYKNQRTNKPVHQWKMPNTKVLDFSHRYDKIYKAMTTELFVVNENDLVELVAKVMEWKKIRHLPVINKSNKITGLITKTNLLNYEKRTNENLIVAKDFMIKDVITVHPEISISEAKAIMIKNNIGCLPVVDNHTLVGIFTKNDLKRIDEYVD, encoded by the coding sequence ATGGGTTCTCAATCTGTTAAAGCCATAACGTCTCAAAAACAGCGAAAAAAGTTTGTCTATCATTTACTCAATGATGTAAAAGCACTTGAGAAAATGATAAATGATGACCTTTTTGAAAAGGGAATTCAACGTGTTGGTGCAGAGCAAGAACTCTGTATAACCAAAAAAAATTTTCGCCCCTCAAAAAATGCATTAGAAATTTTAAAAAAAATTAACGATAAACATTTTACAACTGAACTGGCCCTATTTAACCTTGAAATAAACTTAGATCCAGAAGAACTTACCAATAACTGTTTTTCCAACATTGAAAATCAGTTGACAGCCCTATTAGAAAAAGCACATAAAGCGGCTGAAGAAGTAAATAACAATAAGATACTGTTAACCGGTATTTTGCCTACTTTAAAGAAAAAGGATTTAGTATTTGAAAATATGACACCTCTACAACGTTATCAAACGCTAAATACCGTTATGAAAAACATTAGGGGAGATGATTTTAAATTACGAATACGTGGAGTTGATGAATTAATTATAAAGCATGATTCTATTCTTTTTGAAGCTTGTAACACAAGTTTTCAAGTGCATTTACAAGTAGACTTGGATGAAATAGTAGATAAATATAATTGGGCTCAAGCTATAGCTGGCCCAATATTGTCAGTGATGACTAACTCTCCTCTTTTGTTAAATAGAGAATTATGGGCTGAAACCAGAATAGCACTTTTTAAGCAAAGTGTTGACTTACGTACAACTTCACACCTTTTAAGAGAGCAAAAACCCAGAGTTTCTTTTGGAAATGATTGGGTTTATAACTCTATTATTGAATTATTTACAGATGATATTTCTAGATACGCTCCGTTAGTAACTTCTAATTTTAAAAAGAATTCACTTGAATTGTTGGATAATGGTGTTATGCCCAAACTAAAGGCATTAAATCTGCATAATGGCACTTTATATAAATGGAACAGGTTGTGCTATGGTGTACATAAAAACGTAGCACATTTACGTATTGAGAATAGATATATTCCATCCGGACCAAGTGTAAAAGACGAAATTGCAAATACTTTATTATGGGTAGGCGTAATGCAAGGCATGCCAGATAGGTATAAGAACATTTGGAAGAAAATGCATTTCAAAGATGCTCGGGGTAATTTTATTAATGCTGCTAGAACGGGTATGGATACATATTTTAATTGGTTTAATGAAGGTATATCCGCAAAAAAATTGGCTTTAGATGTATTAATTCCAATGGCTAGAAACGGTTTGTTAAAATCTAATATTGACCCTGTAGAAATAGATACCTATTTGAATATTATAGAAAAGCGAGTTACAAATAATATTACTGGTAGTAAATGGCAAGTGCGGAGTTATAGAAAACTTAGAAAAAGGGTTTCTAAAGATGAAAGTACAATGTTATTAACCTATAAAATGTATAAAAACCAACGCACCAATAAACCTGTACACCAATGGAAAATGCCCAATACAAAGGTTTTAGATTTTAGCCATAGATATGATAAAATTTATAAAGCTATGACCACAGAACTTTTTGTAGTCAATGAAAATGATTTGGTGGAATTAGTCGCCAAAGTTATGGAATGGAAAAAAATACGTCATTTACCTGTTATAAATAAATCTAATAAAATAACTGGATTAATTACCAAAACTAATTTATTGAACTATGAAAAAAGAACCAATGAAAATTTAATTGTGGCTAAGGACTTTATGATTAAAGATGTTATTACCGTACATCCTGAAATTTCAATTTCTGAAGCTAAAGCAATTATGATTAAAAATAATATTGGGTGCTTACCTGTTGTCGATAACCATACATTAGTAGGTATTTTTACAAAAAATGATTTAAAAAGGATTGATGAATATGTTGATTAG